A window of Nitrospira sp. contains these coding sequences:
- a CDS encoding proteasome accessory factor PafA2 family protein, with product MHLFGIETEYGITREDLDAVDPVEESMELVRAHLTGDFERRWDYRGEDPHEDARGFRVSGLQQDQEEDDFAKLDAHRPYSFHDMKSDLVLPNGARFYNDHTHPEYSTPECRTLKDLLAHDRAGERIVQRAADRRNQQLGGAHVQLYKNNTDFHGHSYGCHDNYLVPRSLSFPQLVSGLLPFLVSRQLLAGAGKVGMEAQESGYVPGPFQLSQRADFMEAELGVDTMHNRPILNTRDEPHADRTKYRRLHLILGDANMCEYATALKVGTTRLVLEVLQRGAAPELELEQPVAAIKQLSRDPDVKAVVRLKDGRTLSGLAIQEEYWHAASRACAGSDPDADWVLREWQETLRLLAQDRTQLVGKLDWVTKQWLLETFMREERLTWEDPWLASLDLEYHNVSPERGLFLGLEAEGKTWRMTTDRDIAEALTAGPADTRGGLRGLCVRRFSTEISGMQWERVQFSGGLRSRTLEMGDLFEPDAVRACAALWETAASPAEALAAWTKRKEP from the coding sequence ATGCATCTGTTCGGCATTGAGACGGAATACGGCATTACCAGAGAAGACCTCGACGCGGTTGATCCGGTCGAGGAGTCGATGGAGTTGGTGCGTGCGCATCTGACCGGAGATTTCGAACGGCGATGGGATTATCGGGGGGAAGATCCGCACGAGGATGCGCGAGGCTTCCGGGTGTCGGGTCTGCAGCAGGATCAGGAGGAGGACGACTTCGCCAAGCTGGATGCCCATCGCCCGTATTCGTTTCACGACATGAAAAGTGACCTGGTGCTGCCGAACGGCGCCCGGTTTTATAACGACCATACCCACCCCGAATATTCCACCCCGGAATGTCGCACGCTTAAAGATCTGCTGGCGCACGATCGGGCGGGGGAGCGTATCGTGCAGCGGGCGGCCGATCGACGAAATCAACAACTCGGCGGCGCCCACGTGCAACTCTACAAAAACAACACGGATTTTCATGGCCACAGTTACGGCTGCCATGACAACTACCTCGTTCCACGCTCGTTGTCTTTTCCACAACTCGTCAGCGGATTGTTGCCGTTTCTGGTCAGCCGCCAGCTGTTGGCCGGGGCCGGGAAAGTCGGAATGGAAGCGCAGGAGTCGGGGTATGTGCCCGGTCCCTTCCAGCTCTCGCAACGGGCCGACTTCATGGAAGCGGAATTGGGGGTGGATACGATGCACAATCGCCCCATCCTCAACACGCGTGACGAACCCCATGCCGATCGAACCAAGTATCGGCGTCTGCATCTGATACTCGGGGATGCCAACATGTGTGAGTACGCGACCGCCCTCAAGGTCGGCACCACCAGGCTGGTGCTCGAGGTGTTGCAACGCGGCGCAGCCCCGGAGCTGGAGTTGGAGCAGCCGGTGGCCGCGATCAAGCAGTTGTCGCGAGATCCGGATGTCAAGGCAGTGGTGCGTCTGAAGGATGGACGCACATTGTCAGGCCTCGCCATACAAGAGGAATATTGGCATGCGGCAAGCCGGGCGTGCGCCGGCAGTGATCCCGATGCAGATTGGGTCTTGCGTGAATGGCAGGAGACTCTCCGCTTGCTGGCGCAGGATCGTACGCAATTGGTCGGAAAGCTGGATTGGGTGACCAAGCAGTGGTTGCTGGAGACCTTCATGCGCGAAGAACGGCTGACCTGGGAGGACCCATGGCTCGCCAGCTTGGACTTGGAATATCATAACGTGAGCCCCGAGCGCGGGTTGTTTCTGGGGCTGGAGGCCGAAGGTAAAACCTGGCGCATGACGACCGATCGTGACATCGCGGAGGCGCTGACGGCCGGACCTGCGGATACCCGTGGCGGGTTGCGCGGATTGTGTGTGCGGCGGTTTTCGACCGAGATCAGCGGTATGCAGTGGGAGCGGGTACAGTTCAGCGGGGGCCTGCGGTCGCGCACACTGGAGATGGGTGACCTGTTTGAGCCGGATGCCGTGCGGGCTTGTGCGGCGCTGTGGGAAACTGCGGCGTCTCCAGCCGAAGCCCTGGCTGCATGGACGAAACGAAAGGAACCATAA
- a CDS encoding AAA family ATPase: MSDHRNPDQPTPGGHQGPLREAGVSADPIELIDECLAAFPDGDPRQKLLYKLRHVVMAQSVTQDRRDSELKKLSDVVAKLTAPANRVGLLVELPGEGVARIVVGGAEYYANTDPRLPVEDLKIGTQILVNEAYTVIKALGYDRNGPVLKVAELLPDGRIRFEQDMGRQALILQRSSDLVGADLKPGDEVRVEPTHRIAIEKFENRQARAHLLDEVPSVTWAQIGGQHQAIEAIRKAIEYPLLHADTFAKYQFTQPKGFLLYGPPGCGKTLIGQAAAASLSQLVRESHGQSGPEGKAKHPPVTSGAFLHIKGPEILNMWLGESERIVRDLFAKARARRKEGALPFIFIDEAESVLGTRRSMRSFNINNTLVPMFCAEMDGIESLQDVVIILASNRPDLIDPAVLRPGRIDRKIKVARPNREAAVEILSVYLTSALPLDQTLLDRNNQDHAIARRAVIEQVVEQLFSRTDQNRVLSIRLRNGQNKVLYRGDLVSGAILSSIVQRAKEKAIERAVAEAGPPSGDGIRTQDLLDAVQEEYREGEMLPPDDAAEEWLKLLDHHPEQVVGVSSFRRGRPTEERLVNQII, from the coding sequence ATGAGTGACCATCGCAATCCAGATCAGCCGACCCCTGGGGGCCATCAGGGGCCGCTCCGTGAAGCCGGGGTTTCGGCCGATCCGATCGAACTGATAGACGAATGTCTGGCCGCGTTTCCCGACGGTGATCCGCGCCAGAAGCTGCTCTATAAATTACGGCACGTGGTCATGGCGCAATCGGTGACGCAGGACCGTCGCGATAGCGAACTGAAGAAATTAAGTGATGTCGTTGCCAAGCTGACCGCGCCGGCCAATCGTGTTGGCCTCCTGGTCGAGTTGCCCGGGGAAGGCGTGGCTCGAATCGTGGTGGGCGGGGCGGAGTATTACGCCAATACCGATCCACGGCTTCCGGTCGAGGACCTGAAGATCGGTACGCAGATTCTCGTCAATGAGGCCTATACGGTGATCAAGGCGCTCGGCTATGACCGAAACGGACCGGTGTTGAAAGTGGCGGAGCTCCTGCCGGACGGCCGGATTCGTTTTGAGCAGGACATGGGGCGGCAGGCACTGATTCTTCAACGCTCCAGTGATTTGGTGGGGGCGGACCTGAAGCCCGGCGATGAGGTGCGGGTTGAGCCGACTCACCGCATTGCCATCGAAAAATTCGAAAACCGACAGGCGCGCGCCCATCTACTGGACGAAGTGCCGAGCGTGACGTGGGCGCAAATCGGCGGCCAACATCAGGCGATCGAGGCCATTCGGAAAGCGATTGAATATCCGCTGCTGCATGCCGACACGTTTGCGAAGTACCAGTTTACGCAGCCGAAAGGCTTTCTCCTGTATGGGCCGCCGGGATGCGGCAAGACGCTGATCGGGCAGGCGGCCGCGGCCAGCCTGTCGCAGTTGGTGCGGGAGTCGCACGGTCAGTCTGGCCCGGAGGGGAAGGCGAAGCATCCTCCGGTGACCAGCGGCGCATTCCTGCACATCAAGGGCCCAGAGATCTTGAATATGTGGCTGGGTGAATCCGAGCGGATCGTGCGCGACCTGTTCGCCAAGGCCCGCGCCAGACGCAAGGAAGGGGCCTTGCCGTTCATTTTCATCGACGAGGCGGAGTCGGTGTTGGGAACCAGACGGTCCATGCGATCGTTCAATATTAATAACACCCTGGTACCGATGTTTTGCGCCGAAATGGATGGGATCGAGTCGCTGCAAGATGTGGTGATCATTCTGGCGTCGAACCGGCCGGATTTGATCGATCCGGCGGTGCTGCGGCCGGGTCGCATCGATCGCAAGATCAAGGTGGCACGCCCGAATCGCGAAGCGGCCGTGGAGATCCTGTCGGTGTATCTCACCTCGGCGTTGCCGCTCGATCAGACGCTGCTGGATCGAAACAATCAGGATCATGCCATTGCCCGCCGCGCTGTCATCGAGCAGGTGGTGGAGCAACTCTTCTCGCGTACTGATCAGAATCGCGTGTTATCGATCCGACTCCGGAACGGGCAGAATAAAGTCCTGTACCGGGGCGATCTCGTCAGCGGCGCGATCCTTTCTTCGATCGTGCAGCGGGCGAAGGAGAAGGCGATCGAACGTGCGGTCGCCGAGGCCGGGCCCCCCTCCGGCGACGGCATCCGGACGCAGGATTTGCTCGATGCGGTGCAGGAGGAATATCGCGAGGGAGAGATGCTGCCGCCCGATGATGCAGCCGAGGAATGGCTGAAATTGCTGGATCATCATCCCGAGCAGGTGGTCGGCGTCTCGTCTTTCCGCCGTGGCAGGCCCACGGAAGAGCGGTTGGTGAATCAGATTATCTAA
- a CDS encoding trypsin-like peptidase domain-containing protein, with amino-acid sequence MLTARRAGGWVRAGVLAGLMATACPMSEPVMAEDLHGLSPAQSVAPTELSPEEQATIAVFDRATRSVVFIANTAMQRDPWSFNLFEVPQGSGTGFVWSRQGHIVTNYHVIYGADSITVTLADRTEIKAKVVGADPDHDIAVLQIQAPESVLQPVTIGNSQALRVGQKVLAIGNPFGLDHTLTTGVVSALGRTIKSMSNRTIEGVIQTDAAINPGNSGGPLLDSAGRLIGVNTQIVSPSGAFAGIGFAVPVDTVNRIVPELIKHGKLIRPGLGISLVPDAMARRWGVKGVIIGKVGRGSVAERVGLRGARETMGGRVELGDILVAVDGKPVETIEDLMDAMEKHKVGEQVTIEYARGNRRLQATVTLQAVN; translated from the coding sequence ATGCTCACGGCGCGGCGCGCCGGTGGATGGGTTCGGGCGGGTGTGCTCGCTGGCCTGATGGCGACTGCGTGCCCGATGTCAGAGCCTGTGATGGCTGAAGACCTGCATGGATTGTCGCCGGCTCAATCGGTCGCGCCGACCGAACTCAGTCCGGAAGAGCAGGCCACGATCGCCGTGTTCGACCGGGCGACTCGTTCGGTCGTCTTTATTGCGAACACGGCCATGCAGCGCGACCCCTGGTCGTTCAATCTGTTCGAGGTGCCACAGGGGTCGGGGACCGGCTTCGTCTGGAGCCGGCAGGGGCACATCGTAACCAACTACCACGTGATCTATGGCGCTGATTCGATCACGGTGACCTTGGCCGATCGGACGGAAATCAAAGCCAAGGTCGTCGGGGCCGATCCGGACCATGATATCGCCGTGCTGCAGATTCAAGCGCCGGAGTCGGTACTCCAACCGGTCACTATCGGCAACTCCCAGGCGTTGCGTGTCGGGCAAAAGGTCTTGGCGATCGGCAACCCCTTCGGGCTCGACCATACGCTGACGACCGGAGTGGTGAGCGCCTTGGGTCGTACTATCAAATCGATGAGCAACCGGACCATTGAAGGCGTGATTCAGACCGACGCTGCCATCAACCCAGGCAACTCCGGCGGGCCGTTGTTGGACAGTGCCGGACGTCTGATCGGCGTGAATACCCAAATCGTCAGTCCCAGCGGCGCATTTGCCGGGATCGGGTTTGCGGTGCCGGTCGATACGGTGAATCGCATCGTGCCCGAGTTGATCAAGCATGGAAAGTTGATCAGGCCCGGCTTGGGGATCTCCCTGGTTCCCGATGCGATGGCGAGACGCTGGGGCGTCAAGGGCGTCATTATCGGAAAGGTCGGCCGCGGGAGTGTTGCAGAACGGGTGGGCTTGCGCGGGGCGCGGGAAACCATGGGTGGGCGCGTTGAACTGGGCGATATTCTGGTGGCCGTGGACGGCAAGCCGGTGGAAACCATCGAGGATCTCATGGATGCGATGGAAAAACACAAGGTCGGTGAGCAGGTGACGATCGAATACGCGCGGGGGAATCGCCGCCTGCAGGCGACGGTGACACTGCAGGCCGTCAATTGA
- a CDS encoding YjbQ family protein yields MRVAMQGDCQVENITDRLRAALEETHLRAGILTVFIRHTTASVLIIEDEPGIRADTKAIWERLIPADPTWQHNERNVGEDNGHSHLRGQLQGHSLTIPFNDGTMVLGTWQQVVVLDFDTRARTRDVVLQIIGE; encoded by the coding sequence CTGCGTGTGGCGATGCAGGGCGATTGCCAGGTGGAAAACATCACCGACCGACTGCGCGCGGCTCTTGAGGAGACGCACCTGCGCGCCGGCATTCTCACGGTGTTCATCAGACACACGACCGCCTCCGTCCTGATCATCGAGGATGAGCCCGGCATTCGCGCTGATACCAAAGCGATCTGGGAACGGCTCATTCCCGCCGACCCGACATGGCAGCACAACGAGCGGAATGTGGGGGAGGATAATGGCCACAGCCATCTGCGCGGTCAGTTGCAGGGACACTCCCTCACGATTCCGTTCAACGACGGAACGATGGTGCTGGGAACCTGGCAGCAGGTAGTGGTGTTGGATTTCGATACACGCGCACGGACCAGGGACGTGGTCCTGCAAATCATTGGTGAATAG
- a CDS encoding HIT family protein, whose protein sequence is MTDSVCNACLGTWPRQDHFIADCGLTRAYLHDDQFFPGWTVLVLKHHATELFHLSREERGTLIEEVAQVAAMLVDEWRAVKVNYELLGNQLPHIHWHLIPRLSRDPAPLEPVWRVAHEPVRLQPDALASMIERLTQRWPTQLSHTPPKA, encoded by the coding sequence ATGACCGACTCCGTCTGCAACGCCTGTCTCGGCACCTGGCCTCGACAGGACCACTTCATTGCCGACTGCGGCCTCACGCGAGCCTATCTGCACGACGACCAGTTCTTTCCCGGCTGGACCGTGCTCGTGTTGAAGCATCACGCGACGGAACTCTTCCACCTCTCGCGCGAGGAACGCGGCACGCTCATCGAAGAAGTCGCCCAGGTGGCGGCCATGCTCGTCGACGAATGGCGGGCCGTGAAGGTCAACTATGAATTGCTTGGCAACCAACTTCCTCATATCCATTGGCACCTGATTCCCCGCCTCAGCCGGGACCCGGCACCGCTCGAGCCGGTCTGGCGCGTGGCGCATGAACCGGTGCGACTTCAACCGGACGCCCTCGCCTCCATGATCGAACGCCTCACGCAGCGGTGGCCGACGCAGCTCAGCCACACGCCACCGAAGGCCTGA
- a CDS encoding tetratricopeptide repeat protein has product MFLQRIAFGRWVLLITVTLPLQSLPVGAQDEPSPSLSPGSVQPESPNVEPPPPPPGETPSQEAVRVEPLPNEPTPPPPPPPASPSPTPTPSIPPPAPLTPLELLSQARQALHAEPDAQEPRLTLGRTLFQLGDTDGAIDEYRTALRFHPTVAQIHVDLGTALMAKQDWRTAMTELQEAARLDPTLVQAHYSMGTIHYTRGNIQSAIKAYQEALRLKPDFAEAHYRLGLVLKVAGRDKDAAQELEAAALAGLAKAQYFLGNAYRSGQGVEKSQIMAITWWAQAFEQGLPEASQALTQLRRLAAVKGNLQTKQSKAAAEAFKNYCDQLWLDFPDLDRDQPNQTVGTTLLKQGRTAEALPVLLREAYALNEMSHATLVHLYEQGLDGQLPPHGQWILSYLESTAADGAVSSRMALARIYAKGLGLAPDLAKAKSYLKGLPREDVKRILDEAAPEPPKP; this is encoded by the coding sequence ATGTTCTTGCAACGCATCGCCTTTGGACGATGGGTCCTGCTCATCACCGTCACGTTGCCGCTGCAGTCCCTGCCGGTCGGTGCACAAGATGAGCCCTCCCCGAGCCTGTCTCCCGGATCTGTTCAACCCGAATCACCGAACGTCGAACCGCCGCCTCCGCCGCCAGGGGAAACTCCCTCGCAGGAAGCTGTGCGCGTTGAACCGCTTCCGAACGAACCCACGCCTCCTCCCCCGCCGCCGCCGGCTTCGCCATCACCCACTCCGACACCGTCGATTCCTCCGCCAGCTCCACTGACGCCGCTCGAGCTGCTGTCGCAGGCTCGCCAGGCTCTGCATGCCGAACCGGACGCCCAGGAGCCACGACTCACGCTGGGAAGAACACTGTTCCAACTGGGCGATACCGATGGCGCGATCGATGAATACCGAACCGCCTTGCGCTTCCATCCCACGGTTGCGCAGATCCATGTGGATCTCGGCACCGCACTCATGGCCAAACAAGACTGGCGAACGGCCATGACGGAGCTTCAGGAAGCGGCCCGCCTGGACCCCACGCTCGTGCAAGCGCATTACAGCATGGGCACGATTCACTACACCCGTGGAAATATTCAGTCCGCCATCAAGGCCTACCAGGAGGCCTTGCGGCTGAAACCGGATTTTGCCGAAGCCCATTACCGATTGGGATTGGTCCTGAAAGTTGCCGGGCGCGACAAGGATGCGGCACAGGAACTGGAAGCGGCGGCACTGGCCGGTCTGGCCAAGGCGCAATACTTCCTCGGGAATGCCTACCGCTCAGGGCAAGGTGTCGAAAAAAGTCAGATCATGGCCATCACCTGGTGGGCACAGGCATTTGAGCAAGGTTTGCCGGAAGCTTCACAGGCACTGACTCAGCTCAGACGGCTCGCGGCGGTGAAGGGGAACCTGCAGACGAAACAATCCAAGGCGGCAGCCGAGGCCTTCAAGAACTATTGTGATCAACTCTGGTTGGATTTCCCCGACCTCGACCGGGACCAGCCGAACCAAACCGTCGGCACCACCTTGCTCAAGCAGGGACGCACCGCCGAGGCCCTGCCGGTCCTTCTACGGGAAGCCTATGCGCTGAATGAGATGTCCCATGCGACACTCGTACACCTGTATGAGCAGGGACTCGACGGCCAACTGCCGCCCCATGGTCAATGGATTCTGAGTTATCTGGAATCCACCGCCGCCGACGGCGCGGTTTCGTCCCGCATGGCACTCGCTCGAATCTACGCCAAGGGCCTGGGCTTGGCCCCGGATCTCGCCAAAGCCAAGAGCTACCTGAAAGGGCTCCCACGGGAAGACGTCAAACGCATCCTCGACGAAGCCGCACCCGAACCGCCTAAACCATAG
- a CDS encoding sigma 54-interacting transcriptional regulator, producing the protein MSTATRLFVRTLWLQALVMALSALLLTEILWTAAPATYQTVEWAPYDTWVRLRPQPVPDSRLLVITRDEASDQQFGAGQWDRSLTATLITALHDAGASAIGIDIPLDLPSPPNLGGAVSDALLIEAIKSAGTVSYPAVLAQPLDQEGLPSTPPPQTLVQGKSTLQPVLDLDRVARRALLYHGTGPSELPSLGLSLAAGFWQTPLERIERRSGSVRIPRTQGPDGPTADVTIPVDRHGRLLLNFAGPQVRALIPTATVLNISRLIDQKEMERLAALVNGKAVIVTTQPRPQPERTIPSGEDVTDVLLQAQLLHTVLSQDWMRELLPWQREAVAFMLCISVAWAVFRWTDWKGLVLGTGLLLLYLMIGLMCLTQLRWVLPFMTSVTASLLVLVAGSLLGQIVATRRLVLLEQDMLLVQQNLVAVREALIFQETAVESLEEDLESAHTRMSHSASKEAESTQLAADLQRKVAEAQAQEEATRQRMQELEGQLHNLRAATISAAPLGNLEQEQLQRECEQSGIVTRDPLMLTMFRDLKKGARAPVTVLITGEAGTGKELCARAVHRLSPRAARPFIAVNMAAISPELFESELFGHVRGSFTGAHSDRKGYFELAHQGTIFLDEIGDLRLDHQSKLLRVLQDRTFYRVGATSPTTVDVRIVAATNKDLQRGVSEGWFREDLYFRLKGLVLQLPPLRDRAEDIPLLAEACLREAAQRSHQPPMPLSQEALAALTTHTWKGNVRELRQCLEQAVALTEGSIITLNDLRLPGASAPASGTAIGEPILPDPAGDLAVLNQLRRTRFDMQATARALGWDRSTVTQRLKGLCFQALVDSSGDQAKAASALAGDPSLLRTVELKLMDYTAHLMETIAPFADVDEALLDCKRRFKNLPERHFRSVETLVRRHFQSKA; encoded by the coding sequence ATGAGCACCGCCACCCGCTTGTTCGTCAGGACTCTCTGGCTGCAAGCCCTGGTCATGGCGTTGTCTGCACTCCTGCTCACCGAGATCCTGTGGACGGCGGCACCGGCAACCTACCAGACCGTGGAATGGGCACCCTACGACACCTGGGTACGACTCCGCCCTCAGCCGGTTCCCGATTCGCGCCTGCTGGTTATCACCCGGGACGAGGCCAGCGACCAGCAGTTCGGCGCGGGTCAGTGGGATCGCAGCCTTACCGCAACACTCATCACCGCGCTGCATGACGCCGGCGCGAGCGCGATCGGCATCGATATTCCGCTCGATCTCCCGAGTCCGCCCAACCTTGGCGGCGCCGTCAGCGACGCCTTGTTGATCGAGGCCATCAAGTCCGCCGGCACCGTCTCCTATCCCGCAGTTCTGGCTCAACCGCTCGATCAGGAGGGCCTCCCATCGACACCGCCCCCGCAAACGCTGGTGCAGGGAAAGAGCACGCTGCAACCGGTGCTCGATCTCGATCGGGTAGCGCGCCGAGCCCTGCTCTACCATGGCACCGGCCCGAGCGAACTTCCCTCCTTGGGCCTCTCACTGGCTGCCGGCTTCTGGCAGACGCCTCTCGAACGGATCGAGCGACGTTCCGGCTCAGTGCGGATCCCCCGAACACAGGGCCCGGACGGCCCCACTGCCGACGTCACGATTCCCGTCGACCGCCATGGCCGCCTGTTGCTCAACTTCGCCGGGCCGCAGGTACGTGCGCTGATCCCCACCGCCACAGTCTTGAACATCTCCCGGCTGATAGACCAGAAGGAGATGGAACGCCTTGCCGCCCTGGTCAACGGCAAAGCGGTGATCGTCACCACACAACCGCGGCCTCAACCGGAACGGACGATTCCGTCCGGCGAAGACGTCACCGACGTCCTGCTGCAAGCACAACTCCTCCACACAGTCCTCTCGCAGGACTGGATGAGAGAACTGCTCCCATGGCAACGAGAAGCCGTCGCCTTCATGCTCTGCATCAGCGTCGCCTGGGCCGTCTTCCGGTGGACCGATTGGAAAGGCCTCGTGCTGGGAACCGGACTCCTGCTGCTGTACCTGATGATCGGCCTGATGTGTCTCACCCAACTCCGGTGGGTCCTGCCATTCATGACGTCCGTCACCGCAAGCCTCCTCGTCCTCGTCGCCGGCAGCCTGCTCGGCCAGATCGTGGCCACCAGACGTCTGGTGCTGCTCGAACAGGACATGCTGCTGGTCCAGCAAAACCTGGTGGCGGTGCGGGAAGCACTGATCTTTCAGGAAACAGCCGTAGAAAGTCTGGAGGAAGACCTGGAATCGGCTCACACCAGGATGTCGCATTCCGCCTCGAAGGAAGCCGAATCGACCCAACTCGCCGCCGATCTCCAACGCAAAGTCGCTGAGGCCCAGGCGCAGGAAGAGGCAACGAGGCAACGGATGCAGGAACTCGAAGGGCAGTTGCACAACCTGCGGGCGGCCACGATCAGCGCGGCGCCGCTGGGGAATCTCGAACAGGAACAACTCCAGCGCGAATGCGAACAATCCGGGATCGTCACGAGAGATCCGTTGATGCTGACGATGTTTCGCGATCTCAAGAAAGGGGCACGCGCGCCGGTCACCGTCCTGATCACCGGCGAAGCCGGAACCGGCAAAGAGCTGTGTGCCAGGGCGGTGCACCGGTTGAGCCCTCGCGCCGCCAGACCGTTTATTGCCGTGAACATGGCGGCGATCTCGCCGGAGCTCTTCGAAAGCGAACTGTTCGGTCATGTGCGCGGCAGCTTCACCGGGGCGCACTCAGATCGAAAAGGCTACTTTGAACTGGCGCATCAAGGCACCATCTTTCTCGACGAGATCGGGGATCTCCGCCTGGACCACCAAAGCAAGCTGCTGCGCGTGTTGCAAGATCGAACCTTTTATCGCGTCGGGGCGACCAGTCCCACCACGGTCGATGTTCGCATCGTCGCCGCCACGAACAAGGATCTGCAACGGGGTGTGTCGGAAGGGTGGTTTCGTGAAGATCTGTATTTTCGGCTCAAGGGGCTCGTCCTGCAGCTGCCGCCCCTCCGTGATCGCGCCGAGGACATTCCACTCCTGGCTGAAGCCTGCCTACGAGAGGCCGCCCAGAGGAGCCATCAGCCGCCGATGCCACTCTCACAGGAAGCCCTGGCGGCGCTCACCACACACACGTGGAAAGGCAACGTGCGAGAATTGCGTCAGTGCCTCGAACAGGCAGTGGCCCTGACCGAGGGATCGATCATCACGCTGAATGATCTCCGACTGCCCGGCGCGTCGGCACCGGCTTCCGGAACTGCTATCGGTGAACCTATACTGCCGGATCCGGCCGGCGATCTCGCGGTACTGAACCAGCTACGCCGGACCCGGTTCGACATGCAAGCCACGGCTCGAGCCCTGGGCTGGGACCGCAGCACGGTCACCCAACGCCTGAAAGGGCTCTGCTTCCAAGCGCTCGTGGACTCATCGGGGGACCAGGCCAAGGCCGCCTCGGCCCTGGCCGGAGATCCATCTCTCCTGCGCACCGTTGAACTGAAACTGATGGACTATACCGCTCATCTCATGGAGACGATCGCGCCCTTCGCCGATGTGGACGAGGCGTTGCTCGACTGCAAGCGGCGATTCAAGAACCTGCCCGAACGACACTTCAGGTCCGTCGAAACGCTCGTGCGGCGGCATTTTCAATCCAAGGCGTAA
- a CDS encoding OmpA family protein — MQKAPTATVSAGPVSPAIMGPERDMKEVYILSGLVGFLAVVVAAFWYYSQADEAAHTNRSAEALNSAQVSQVLKDSTEQGPVPVSLPTSRVETAPLASRSMDILHDDIAFEVGRKGLTDDGKAALQRHAEFLKSEPDWGVLVQGYTDQQGSKSFNKILGLKRADTVKHELMALGVPEAAIRTVSLGEEGALCLDNSDVCRRMNRRVHLELRKIGLEHMVLAPLATEAMTDSLNENLERSTEPGLAESISDIPSAPSSDADHAAATLESSTGN, encoded by the coding sequence ATGCAGAAAGCCCCCACAGCCACTGTCAGTGCAGGACCGGTTTCCCCCGCCATCATGGGACCCGAGAGGGACATGAAGGAGGTCTACATCCTGAGCGGATTGGTCGGATTCCTCGCCGTCGTCGTCGCCGCCTTCTGGTACTACTCCCAGGCAGACGAGGCAGCCCATACCAACCGCTCAGCGGAGGCGCTGAACAGCGCGCAGGTGTCTCAGGTTCTCAAAGATTCGACCGAGCAGGGACCGGTTCCGGTGTCACTTCCGACCAGCCGAGTGGAGACAGCCCCCCTGGCGAGCAGGAGCATGGATATCCTGCATGACGATATCGCCTTCGAAGTCGGCCGCAAAGGCTTGACCGACGACGGCAAGGCCGCGCTGCAACGCCATGCCGAGTTCCTGAAGAGCGAGCCGGACTGGGGCGTGCTGGTCCAGGGCTATACCGATCAACAGGGCTCAAAGAGCTTTAACAAAATCCTTGGACTGAAACGCGCTGACACCGTGAAGCACGAGTTGATGGCGCTGGGCGTCCCGGAAGCCGCGATTCGCACCGTTAGCTTGGGCGAGGAAGGCGCCCTGTGCCTCGACAACAGCGATGTCTGCCGCCGGATGAACCGACGCGTGCACTTGGAACTGCGAAAGATCGGCCTGGAACATATGGTGCTTGCGCCGCTCGCGACCGAAGCCATGACCGATTCCCTCAACGAGAACCTCGAGCGATCGACCGAGCCAGGCCTGGCCGAGTCGATCAGCGACATCCCCTCCGCCCCTTCGTCCGATGCCGACCACGCCGCCGCAACCCTCGAATCGAGCACCGGCAATTAA